Genomic DNA from Acidisoma sp. PAMC 29798:
GATCTCTGGACGCGTGAAGTGAAGGTCGGTTGATCGCAGCACCCTCGCCGGGCAAGACATGTCTATGAACGACATGCTGCCCGGTGATTGGCCTGAGCTTCGCACGGCGCGCCTGCGCCTTCGCTTTTGGGAGACGCGTGACGCCGCGCCTTTCGCCGCGCAGAACGCCGATGAGGAAACAATGCGTTTCCTCGGCGGCCCAATGACGCGCGACGAGAGCGACACCTATATTCGGCTGACGCGCGCGCGATGGGCGGAAGACGGCTTTGGCAAATGGGTCGTTGAATTGGCAGAGACCGGTGAGTTCGTCGGCGCGCTTGGCTTGCAACGGGTGCACTTCGACGCGACCTTCACCCCGGCGGTCGAGATTGCCTGGCGCATGACCCGCCGCTTCTGGGGCCGTGGTTACGCGACCGAGGCCGCCCGCGCCGCCATTCCATTCGGCTTTGAAACGCTTGGGCTCCGCGAAATCGTATCCCAGACGGCCGTGGGCAATCGCGCCTCCCGCGCCGTCATGGAACGCTTGGGCATGCGATGGAGCGGGGAGTTCGATCACCCGCTGCTGCCAGCGCCGCACCCGCTATGTCGGCATGTGCTCTATCGATTGACAAAACCTTCCGAGCCGCCCGGTATCGCTGGAGTCTCATCAGAAAAATGAGACACTCGCCGCAAAAAGCCAAGGGCGTGGAGGTAGGGATGGCACAGAGTGTGACCCAGCATGACACATGGCGACGCCCGAGCCAGAAGACGTGTCACACCGGTGCCTGCGCGGGCATCGTCATCGCGCTGCTTAGTTTTTCCGTACGCGCCGTCGCCGCGACATCCGGCACACCGCTTCCCGCCCTTTTTACAGATGTTGAAGCGGCACAGGGGCGGATCGTGTTCGAGCAGCACTGCGCCATCTGCCATGGCGAAGATCTGCGCGGCGAGGTCGGTCCTGCGGTGATCGGACCCAGTTTCGGATCCGTCGCTGACCACACCACGGTCTCTATCATGTTCAATGTGATTGCCGCCGAAATGCCGGCCGGGAACCCGGCCAGCCTTACGCATGAAGAATATACCGACGTCATGGCCTATGTCCTGCAGCGGAACGGCTATCCTGCCGGCGCGCATCCGCTCAGCTTCACCTCCGCTCAGACGTTGGACGTGCCGCTGATTTCCCAGGTGCGCTAGGTCTCCAACGGGCGGCGATATTTGACGATCCCTGTGAGAGAGGATAGTTGTTGCGAACGATATGCATTCGCGATGACTGACTTGGATAAAGGACCTCTCCCGTGTTGAAAACCAGTCTGGCCCGCTACTGGCTCGCCGTTGGCGCGCCTGCCGTCGTCCTTGCCCTATCCTCCGCGACACCCGTACACGCCGCCGATGCGCCGGTGCTGACCCTGTACTCGGCACAGCACGAGCAGGTGATCGACATGCTCACCACCGCCTTCACGAAGCAGACGGGTATCCAGGTCCAATCGCATGCAGGTGAAGGGCCGGACATTGCG
This window encodes:
- a CDS encoding GNAT family N-acetyltransferase, with the translated sequence MNDMLPGDWPELRTARLRLRFWETRDAAPFAAQNADEETMRFLGGPMTRDESDTYIRLTRARWAEDGFGKWVVELAETGEFVGALGLQRVHFDATFTPAVEIAWRMTRRFWGRGYATEAARAAIPFGFETLGLREIVSQTAVGNRASRAVMERLGMRWSGEFDHPLLPAPHPLCRHVLYRLTKPSEPPGIAGVSSEK
- a CDS encoding c-type cytochrome, whose translation is MAQSVTQHDTWRRPSQKTCHTGACAGIVIALLSFSVRAVAATSGTPLPALFTDVEAAQGRIVFEQHCAICHGEDLRGEVGPAVIGPSFGSVADHTTVSIMFNVIAAEMPAGNPASLTHEEYTDVMAYVLQRNGYPAGAHPLSFTSAQTLDVPLISQVR